TCCTGCCTCTCCCCTTTGtacgcagagtttgcatgttcttctcatgcttcaggggtttcctccaggtccCCCAGTCAAAAGATGTGCATtaaaggctgattggcatttccaaattctcTGTAGGctgcgtgattgtgccctgagttgGGTTAGCACCCtatccaaggtgtcccccgccttatgccccatgttccctgggataggctccaggttcgcctgcaaccctgtgtaggataagcagcatGTAGCAAATAGATGGACTTGACTTGAGATCATATTATGTATGCTAATacacttctcttttttctcaaaTGATCAGTACATGCCCAACTGCGTTGACAAGCAGACAGGAGGAACTCCTATTTCCCCATTATTATGCATTGCCAATGTAAGTGTTCTTCAGCATGTTATGCAAAATGTGTATTTCTTGTGGATGTAACTGAGACATGtcagttcatttattttcctagAAGGTGCCTAGTTTTACCAAAACTGTACAGGTTGAACAGAGCTTTAGCCCTCTTTGCACTTCAAAGCTTTCCATTTACAAGCGCAACACTGACAATATAGATCTAttcatcaattttttttttattatgatcacagtGAGCTAAAATATTTTACAACAAATATACACAGCCTAAAAATCATTACTTTGTGTTAAGTGCTGACCATTTTTAATAATGTCCAATGCCATCATACACACAATCTCATAACTCTTCTAGTGGTTTTTAAAGCCCTTATAGTTTTAGCACCTGTACACATGTCAGGGTCGATGAATGATTGTGCATCAAATCAAAATTTAAAATCATGCAGTACTACCTTCTTAAACCATCCAAAGGAAAATTTGCATTTTTTCTACACCAAAGATTTGGAAAGTATTTTCAAAAGACAGTTTGAATATATAATATCCTATACAGTCTTCTTCTTACTActtcttcatattattattattattattattattattattattattattattactactactacttagcCATACTCGCTACCTATTTAGAGCTTGCCAGACATTCTAGGTAAGGCATCTTTACTGAGGTAGACAAAAAGTTTATGTTAAGACAGATATATATTCATGCACTGATATAAAGGGGAATGTTCTCAGATAGCTGCTCATCCTTAAGACTGAGTGTTTGGGTTGTTAATTAGGGTCAATTAAGATTCAGTGTCGAAAACATGTTCATAAGATCAGAGGTCATTGAGTTGGCCGTTCATGCTGATCGCTTGAATCACTGCTCTCGTCGTCCCCCTCCATCCCCAGCTGCTCaaagtcatcatcatcatcttcattgcAATGCTCATCCTTGTCTTCCTGAGTCAGATTTTTCTGCAAAGCCTCGAGTTCCAAAAAGCGCTTCAGAAGTGCAGAAAGGTCCTCTACATCACTTAAAAAAAGCCATAAACACAGTTTATCAAAATGTTGCATACTTCTTGTTTTGGGATTATGTCCCTGAAAATGTCCCTTGTCATGCCAAGAAAAAGACATAAAAGtaacttgggggggggggacccaaCACAGCTACAGATACACAGTGTTTCATGAGTTTGTGGTGAATTATGTAATACAAAGGGTTAAATTGCTTGGCACACTGTTTTAACCCAAATCTAAATGTCTGTTTTTGCACTAACCTGCGTCCACTGAGGGTAGCGTTCTGAGTGAGAGGATGTGAGAATCCAGTGGCCATCCGAAGCACCAGTACATAACCTGTCCCCAGGTACCTCACCTTCTCCTCTTGAATGCTTATATCACGCAAATGCCGCAAATCCAGCAACACTGAAATAGATTCAGCGACATTTTTCAATATTGCCGCTTTGCCAATAATATGCTTTTAACATAGAATGTAAGCCGTGAGAAATGTACAGTTATGGCTAACACAATTGACACCTTTTTCTTGTCCTTTTTTCCACAACGTGAGTATCATTGCATACAGACTGAAGGTTTTCAGTTCAATCACACTGTTTGGTTTGTCAAATGTTGCCTcctgtagaaataaataaataaaataaaatccaaaaattCCTAAATACGCCAGTAAAGAATGTGTAACTTACAAAATATGAGTGtgttataaaacacacacttatCATCATGCATCTCTTACTTCCCACTCCTCCATGTTTTGTAAGGCAACAAATAGGCAGCCTGTTACATAAAATAGTTTCCATAACACGCTGTCTACAGTGTaagattgaaagaaagaaaaaaaacatggttattaaagaaatatatcAGAACCTTTTATTGAAAGTGATTTAGATTTAATCAGGTCCACCTAGATGCACTTTGTAGGTATACAATTACTGAATGAAACAGGACCACCACAAATTTACTGCTGAACAGATGTTATTAGGGAGTTGGACTGCTGACACTGACATTGACATGGTCACGGTAGTCACATGgtgatactgtatgtgtgctgCT
This is a stretch of genomic DNA from Ictalurus punctatus breed USDA103 chromosome 13, Coco_2.0, whole genome shotgun sequence. It encodes these proteins:
- the LOC108274171 gene encoding cytochrome b-245 chaperone 1 homolog, whose translation is MVYMVVEKHTSDLLHLKRSPGIRSWSLFVGIVSVGLAAAYYSSDSVLWKLFYVTGCLFVALQNMEEWEEATFDKPNSVIELKTFSLYAMILTLWKKGQEKVLLDLRHLRDISIQEEKVRYLGTGYVLVLRMATGFSHPLTQNATLSGRSDVEDLSALLKRFLELEALQKNLTQEDKDEHCNEDDDDDFEQLGMEGDDESSDSSDQHERPTQ